From a single Poecilia reticulata strain Guanapo linkage group LG2, Guppy_female_1.0+MT, whole genome shotgun sequence genomic region:
- the LOC103460763 gene encoding histamine N-methyltransferase-like isoform X2, with the protein MGSPLKSLVHDDDRYQRSFRLFLERSSEHQCMRDFIHSKLPDILSSIGDGKSHLNVIGVGSGAGEIDLEMLNELHKKHPGVTVDNEVVEPSSQQLHNYKVLVSQKPELNYIKFTWNKMTASEFEESWKLSETTKKADFIHMIQMLYYVKDPGATISFFQSLLDKNGKLLIILVSGESGWGKLWRKYRHELCNTEISQCVTTGDIKSLLDSKGVSYHSFDLPSQMDITECFTQGDEKGELLLDFLTEVLDFNKTASPELKDGVLELLRHPDCSMESEGRVIFNNNLGVIVINEPN; encoded by the exons ATGGGATCCCCACTGAAGAGTCTGGTTCATGATGATGATAGGTACCAGAGATCCTTCCGCCTTTTTCTGGAGCGCTCCTCTGAACACCAATGCATGCGGGACTTCATCCACAGCAAACTACCTGACATTCTGTCCAG CATTGGAGATGGAAAGTCCCATCTAAATGTCATTGGAGTTGGAAGCGGAGCTG GTGAGATAGACCTAGAGATGCTCAACGAGCTACACAAGAAGCATCCAGGGGTGACAGTAGATAATGAGGTGGTGGAGCCAAGCAGCCAGCAGCTACACAACTACAAAG TTTTAGTGTCGCAGAAACCTGAGCTAAACTACATCAAGTTCACCTGGAACAAGATGACGGCCTCGGAGTTTGAGGAGAGCTGGAAACTGAGCGAGACGACCAAGAAGGCAGACTTCATTCACATGATACAG ATGCTGTACTATGTGAAGGATCCCGGTGCTACCATCAGCTTCTTCCAGAGTCTCCTCGATAAGAATGGGAAGCTTCTCATTATTCTTGTGTCTG GGGAGAGCGGCTGGGGGAAGCTGTGGCGGAAATACAGGCACGAGCTCTGCAATACCGAAATAAGTCAATGCGTGACCACGGGAGACATCAAAAGCCTCCTGGACTCAAAGGGAGTGAGCTACCACAGCTTTGACCTGCCATCTCAAATGGATATCACCGAGTGTTTCACTCAGGGAGATGAAAAGGGGGAGCTGCTGCTTGACTTTCTCACCGAAGTGCTGGATTTTAATAAAACGGCGTCACCAGAGCTGAAAGACGGCGTGTTGGAGCTGCTCCGGCATCCGGACTGCAGCATGGAGTCTGAGGGCAGAGTGATCTTTAACAACAACCTCGGTGTCATAGTCATCAATGAgccaaattaa
- the LOC103460754 gene encoding histamine N-methyltransferase-like, which produces MSAETHTCYEGCSVNIFQFYLEKSGEHAAIVKCLQNVLPAEFQRIGAGKSTLDVLGVGSGGGEMDVQILSLLQSAFPSAPITADIVEGSSELTANFKALAAKTADLGKIQFSWHIMSSEDYQKAKGGIKEFDFIHMIQMIYYVKSLAESIKFHHGLLKNNGRLMIIVEAANSGWDVLWKTYKKELCVGSITEYRSSGEITACLKDQSLKFEEHPVPNSFDITECFDRSSVPGERLLSFMTGTEHFYESFSPEVRAGILDVLRNKCSTEKDGRVFFNSNLTCIFVHA; this is translated from the exons ATGAGTGCAGAAACGCACACTTGTTATGAAGGCTGCAGTGTCAACATCTTCCAGTTCTACCTGGAAAAGTCCGGAGAGCACGCAGCCATCGTCAAGTGTCTGCAAAACGTCCTGCCTGCAGAATTTCAGAG aatTGGAGCTGGTAAAAGCACTCTGGATGTTCTTGGTGTTGGGAGTGGGGGAG GTGAGATGGATGTTCAGATACTCTCACTTCTGCAGTCGGCCTTCCCTTCTGCTCCCATAACCGCTGACATTGTGGAGGGCAGCTCTGAGCTCACAGCCAACTTCAAAG CTTTGGCAGCCAAGACTGCTGACCTTGGGAAGATCCAGTTCTCTTGGCACATCATGTCCAGTGAGGACTATCAGAAAGCAAAGGGAGGCATAAAGGAATTTGATTTCATACACATGATCCAG ATGATCTACTATGTAAAGAGCCTGGCTGAAAGTATCAAGTTCCACCATGGCCTCCTCAAAAACAACGGCAGACTCATGATCATTGTTGAAGCAG CCAACAGTGGTTGGGACGTCCTGTGGAAGACTTACAAGAAGGAGCTGTGCGTCGGAAGCATCACCGAGTACCGTTCATCTGGAGAGATCACTGCCTGCCTCAAGGACCAAAGCCTCAAATTCGAGGAACATCCGGTTCCCAACAGCTTTGACATCACAGAATGCTTCGACCGCAGCAGCGTACCTGGAGAACGTCTGCTGAGCTTCATGACAGGAACAGAGCACTTCTACGAATCCTTCAGCCCTGAGGTCAGAGCAGGCATCCTGGACGTCCTCAGGAACAAGTGCAGCACTGAAAAGGACGGCAGGGTGTTCTTCAACAGCAATCTAACTTGCATTTTTGTTCATGCTTAA
- the LOC103460763 gene encoding histamine N-methyltransferase-like isoform X1, which yields MLSTGIMGSPLKSLVHDDDRYQRSFRLFLERSSEHQCMRDFIHSKLPDILSSIGDGKSHLNVIGVGSGAGEIDLEMLNELHKKHPGVTVDNEVVEPSSQQLHNYKVLVSQKPELNYIKFTWNKMTASEFEESWKLSETTKKADFIHMIQMLYYVKDPGATISFFQSLLDKNGKLLIILVSGESGWGKLWRKYRHELCNTEISQCVTTGDIKSLLDSKGVSYHSFDLPSQMDITECFTQGDEKGELLLDFLTEVLDFNKTASPELKDGVLELLRHPDCSMESEGRVIFNNNLGVIVINEPN from the exons ATGCTTTCg ACAGGCATCATGGGATCCCCACTGAAGAGTCTGGTTCATGATGATGATAGGTACCAGAGATCCTTCCGCCTTTTTCTGGAGCGCTCCTCTGAACACCAATGCATGCGGGACTTCATCCACAGCAAACTACCTGACATTCTGTCCAG CATTGGAGATGGAAAGTCCCATCTAAATGTCATTGGAGTTGGAAGCGGAGCTG GTGAGATAGACCTAGAGATGCTCAACGAGCTACACAAGAAGCATCCAGGGGTGACAGTAGATAATGAGGTGGTGGAGCCAAGCAGCCAGCAGCTACACAACTACAAAG TTTTAGTGTCGCAGAAACCTGAGCTAAACTACATCAAGTTCACCTGGAACAAGATGACGGCCTCGGAGTTTGAGGAGAGCTGGAAACTGAGCGAGACGACCAAGAAGGCAGACTTCATTCACATGATACAG ATGCTGTACTATGTGAAGGATCCCGGTGCTACCATCAGCTTCTTCCAGAGTCTCCTCGATAAGAATGGGAAGCTTCTCATTATTCTTGTGTCTG GGGAGAGCGGCTGGGGGAAGCTGTGGCGGAAATACAGGCACGAGCTCTGCAATACCGAAATAAGTCAATGCGTGACCACGGGAGACATCAAAAGCCTCCTGGACTCAAAGGGAGTGAGCTACCACAGCTTTGACCTGCCATCTCAAATGGATATCACCGAGTGTTTCACTCAGGGAGATGAAAAGGGGGAGCTGCTGCTTGACTTTCTCACCGAAGTGCTGGATTTTAATAAAACGGCGTCACCAGAGCTGAAAGACGGCGTGTTGGAGCTGCTCCGGCATCCGGACTGCAGCATGGAGTCTGAGGGCAGAGTGATCTTTAACAACAACCTCGGTGTCATAGTCATCAATGAgccaaattaa